A region from the Fusarium musae strain F31 chromosome 1, whole genome shotgun sequence genome encodes:
- a CDS encoding hypothetical protein (EggNog:ENOG41) — protein sequence MANLDCVPLSQTAAMIAAKSGDESIVKFLLDHNRATITGALFQLAVHHAWMDIVKVTISADNSLLNWIDPSSGDTALHIAIESARVDVIKTLLDAGADPNLKNGDGLLPFAKAMRSNNLEIVRTLLDSNADIIVDEPDKAGVTPFLRACLDGEKAVPVIRELLEKAKEKVNLNARLPINDEDKECGRTGLIVEPFVDTEKEWSDSLLNLLLEHGADPNVTCAKHGNTPLSKAAWEGNVQATEKLLEFNADPNIASERGHTPLSRAAENGHALAVRKLLESNADPNHGDYQGATALHICSIKGHVSCIEELVTRGASLNSLMNLDLGEPYVVGMTPLVTAIACSQQSSLEKLLTFDPGPGQALHMAIGSEELPIAKAVFERYPQPNLYDKDLGTPLHLAAMSNSEEIFDFILAQKGIDVNIPGPSGRTALSYAAMRYKGFVKKLIQAKADPNIKDYEVKTPLDHVIGAKDWEMAQILCPHTRLDLVQGSVRGQSALYRACQTGQKDIFKAINTASQNLNHFQYVELCELALHAAIAAGKEEFFNQLISVPGVTGSVEDDDGWTPLKYAKVYNQSKLKEKILERLQQNRVDKVGQKR from the coding sequence ATGGCGAACTTAGACTGCGTTCCACTTAGCCAAACAGCAGCGATGATTGCCGCAAAAAGTGGCGATGAAAGCATTGTGAAATTTCTTCTAGACCACAATCGTGCGACCATCACCGGGGCTTTGTTTCAGCTGGCCGTACACCATGCCTGGATGGATATCGTAAAGGTTACGATATCAGCAGACAATAGTCTTCTCAACTGGATAGACCCGAGTTCTGGCGACACTGCGTTGCACATTGCGATCGAAAGCGCTCGCGTGGATGTGATAAAGACTCTGCTTGATGCTGGAGCGGATCCAAATCTGAAGAATGGAGATGGCTTACTTCCCTTTGCGAAAGCGATGAGATCAAACAACCTGGAAATTGTTAGAACGCTGCTGGACTCTAATGCAGATATCATCGTTGATGAACCAGACAAAGCAGGCGTCACTCCTTTCTTGCGAGCATGCCTAGATGGCGAAAAGGCAGTTCCTGTGATACGCGAGTTATTGGAGAAGGCGAAGGAGAAGGTGAATCTGAATGCCAGATTGCCCATCAATGACGAAGACAAGGAATGTGGGAGAACGGGTCTCATCGTAGAACCCTTTGTTGATACGGAGAAAGAGTGGAGTGACAGCCTCCTTAACCTATTACTCGAACATGGAGCAGACCCCAACGTAACATGCGCTAAACACGGCAATACACCCCTCTCAAAGGCTGCCTGGGAGGGAAATGTTCAGGCTACAGAGAAGCTGCTAGAATTCAACGCCGACCCCAACATAGCGTCTGAACGCGGCCATACACCTCTTTCTAGAGCCGCTGAGAATGGCCATGCTCTGGCAGTAAGAAAGCTTCTGGAGTCTAATGCCGACCCGAACCATGGGGACTACCAAGGAGCAACTGCGCTGCATATCTGTTCAATCAAAGGCCATGTGAGTTGCATTGAGGAGTTGGTAACACGTGGGGCTTCTCTCAACTCCTTAATGAATCTCGACTTGGGGGAGCCCTATGTTGTTGGCATGACCCCCTTGGTCACAGCGATTGCCTGCTCCCAGCAATCCTCGCTCGAGAAGCTATTGACTTTCGATCCGGGTCCTGGACAAGCGTTGCATATGGCTATAGGGTCTGAGGAACTTCCAATCGCCAAGGCAGTCTTTGAACGTTATCCTCAGCCGAATCTGTACGACAAAGACCTCGGAACTCCATTACACCTTGCTGCCATGTCCAACAGCGAGGAAATATTCGACTTTATTCTTGCCCAAAAGGGAATCGACGTCAATATTCCTGGTCCGTCTGGTCGAACGGCACTGAGCTATGCAGCGATGAGATACAAAGGCTTCGTTAAAAAACTGATCCAAGCAAAAGCCGATCCCAACATCAAAGACTATGAAGTCAAGACACCATTAGATCATGTAATCGGTGCAAAAGATTGGGAAATGGCACAAATACTCTGTCCCCACACCAGATTGGATCTTGTTCAAGGCAGCGTTCGCGGACAGAGTGCCTTGTATCGGGCCTGTCAAACTGGCCAGAAGGACATATTCAAGGCGATCAACACTGCAAGTCAGAATTTGAACCACTTCCAATACGTTGAGCTTTGTGAACTAGCTCTACATGCTGCTATTGCAGCTGGCAAAGAAGAGTTCTTCAATCAGCTCATCAGCGTGCCTGGTGTCACTGGAAGCgtggaggatgatgatggctggaCTCCTTTGAAATACGCCAAAGTCTACAATCAGTCTAaactgaaggagaagatt